The sequence GATGTATTTTTGCTGGTGAGGTAACTAAAGTAACTGGGATTAGTGGAATAGGGAAAGTGGTTATTGTTAAACATGGTGTGTATTACACCGTTTATACAAACCTTAAAGAGACGCTGGTTAACGTCGGCGATAAATTAGCCACATCTGAAGAGATCGGTTATGTATTGACCGACGAAGCGAAGAAGAAAACAGAGGTTCATTTCGAACTTTGGAGGATGAGTAAGAATGGTTTCGCTAAGCTTGATCCTCAGTTATGGCTAGTAAAAAACTAGTTAAAGCAAAAGAATCCTTAACTTTGGCTTAATCTATAATACTTTAAAGATGTCTATACATTTACTTTTTAGCCCAGGACCAACAGAGATTATTATCATCCTTGTTATCATTCTATTGTTATTCGGAGGAAAGAAAATCCCAGAATTGATGAAAGGACTGGGTAAAGGGATGAAAGAATTTAAAGATGCTTCTAAGGATGATACGGATAGCAAAGAGATTAGCTAATTCCAATCTTCACTCTGATTCACTATTTCTACAAATTCAACGTTAGTTTAACATGCTCGTGTTAAACAGAATTCAATTTTATTTTATTTATTTCTTTATTGCGATAAGCTTTATTGCTTGTAATGAGGACGATGAAAAAAGAACGCTGCCGCAATCTGCTGGGGACATTGGTGGTGTATTGGTTGTTGTGAGCGATTTCGATTGGAATGGCGACATAGGGAACATATTCCGAGAAGTACTAGCAGTGCCTCTTTATGGTTCTAATCAGGCTGAAGCAGAGTACAAGTTTAAAAATGTCCCTAAGGAGAAGTTTAAAAGCCTTTTACTGCATTATAAGAATATCATATACATTGATGGTAAAGATACCGGGAGCATATCTAATATGGCTTTTAAGAGGGACGTTTGGGCTGCCGATCAGGTCGTAGTTCAGATAAAGAAACTTCCTATCGAAGAATTTGAAGATGTACTCTTAGAAAACCGAGATGAAATTCTTCTGAGCTTTAAACAGAATGAAATTAGAGGGCTGCAAAAAAGACAAAAGCAGGGATTATCGGAAGAAATATCGGAAAGGGTAAATGAAAAGTTTAGTACTTCTATTCGAATAACAGATGGCTTTAAGATTGTTAAAGACACCCTAGGTTTTATGTGGTGTAAGGCTGAGAGACAAAGAACGAAAGGTGGCCATGTACATCAAATAAGTTTGGGAATTATGCTTTACGAATTACCTTTTGAAGGGAAGGCGAATTTAGAAAGTGATATGTTTTCTTTGAGAGATGGTATAATCGGAAAGCATATAATAGGTTCTACACCTAATTCTTACATGAAAACTTATAAAGGCTATGTTCCGGATGTTCGTGAAATTAAATACCTCGGAAATATAGCTTACGAGGTTAGAGGGCTTTGGAAAATGGAGAATGATTTTATGGGTGGACCATTCTTAACGTATTTCATAGTTGATCAAGAGAACGCCAGAGTGATCGTATTAGATTCTTACATCTATGCTCCTGGATTCGATAAGAGGGGATTTTTATTGGAGATGGAAGCTATTTTGAAGACGATGAAGCTTACGAATTAGCAGGGGCTTCAACTTTATCTTCGCTCATGTTTTTGGTTAGTACCATAAAGATACCAGCTGAAACAAATAAGATACAACCGAAAATTACACAAGTCATTTTTAATCCAATCTCAGGAATCATATAAAGGCCTGTAATTCCCAAACCAAGTATACCACCTAAAGTAGAGATTCCATAAACTGTTCCGGCAACTTTTCCTGCGTTCTCAATATTTTTCGATGCCAACTGAATTACCAATGGAGATACCGTTCC comes from Flavobacteriales bacterium and encodes:
- the tatA gene encoding twin-arginine translocase TatA/TatE family subunit, giving the protein MSIHLLFSPGPTEIIIILVIILLLFGGKKIPELMKGLGKGMKEFKDASKDDTDSKEIS
- a CDS encoding DUF4837 family protein; protein product: MLVLNRIQFYFIYFFIAISFIACNEDDEKRTLPQSAGDIGGVLVVVSDFDWNGDIGNIFREVLAVPLYGSNQAEAEYKFKNVPKEKFKSLLLHYKNIIYIDGKDTGSISNMAFKRDVWAADQVVVQIKKLPIEEFEDVLLENRDEILLSFKQNEIRGLQKRQKQGLSEEISERVNEKFSTSIRITDGFKIVKDTLGFMWCKAERQRTKGGHVHQISLGIMLYELPFEGKANLESDMFSLRDGIIGKHIIGSTPNSYMKTYKGYVPDVREIKYLGNIAYEVRGLWKMENDFMGGPFLTYFIVDQENARVIVLDSYIYAPGFDKRGFLLEMEAILKTMKLTN